In one Aromatoleum aromaticum EbN1 genomic region, the following are encoded:
- a CDS encoding KdsC family phosphatase, which translates to MPAHENASRIRLMGFDVDGVMTDGSLYFTPNGEELKVFSSLDGHGLKMLQSAGVEVAIISGRSSRALELRAANLGIGELHMGVEDKRACLDALLARRSLPASEAGYMGDDVVDLPILRACGFSATPSDGHEFVRRHVGYVASKPGGRGAVREVCDYLLAAQGRLEAMLSAYLV; encoded by the coding sequence ATGCCGGCCCACGAAAACGCCTCGCGCATCCGCCTGATGGGCTTCGACGTCGACGGCGTGATGACGGACGGGAGCCTCTATTTCACCCCCAACGGCGAAGAGCTGAAAGTCTTCTCCAGCCTCGACGGTCACGGACTGAAGATGCTGCAGAGCGCTGGCGTCGAAGTCGCGATCATCAGCGGGCGCAGCTCTCGCGCACTCGAACTGCGGGCGGCGAATCTCGGCATCGGCGAGCTGCACATGGGCGTCGAGGACAAGCGCGCCTGTCTCGACGCGCTGCTCGCGCGCCGGAGCCTCCCCGCCAGCGAAGCCGGCTACATGGGCGACGACGTCGTCGACCTGCCGATCCTGCGCGCATGCGGATTTTCGGCGACCCCGTCCGACGGCCACGAATTCGTCCGACGGCATGTCGGCTACGTCGCCAGCAAGCCTGGCGGACGCGGGGCGGTGCGTGAAGTGTGTGACTACCTGCTGGCCGCACAGGGCAGGCTCGAAGCGATGCTCTCGGCCTATCTCGTCTGA
- the lptC gene encoding LPS export ABC transporter periplasmic protein LptC produces the protein MRPSILQLYPVVALVVLAGATLWLERITRDDDGAVRTEQRRAPDFIAEQTRLVSFGADGQQRYELLADRITNYPLSGITTLDRPRLRYDSEGRELRITAQSGEIHEGGSEVLLSGDVRVHRAATVGSPAMSFASETLKVWPDDERAETSDPVILTQGKTTAHAGGLKSDNIFGTLDLLDGVTVLMPRTSRTQP, from the coding sequence ATGCGCCCGTCGATCCTGCAACTCTATCCGGTCGTTGCGCTCGTCGTGCTGGCCGGCGCCACTCTGTGGCTCGAGCGGATCACCCGCGACGATGACGGCGCGGTCCGCACCGAACAGCGACGCGCTCCGGACTTCATCGCCGAGCAGACCCGGCTGGTCAGCTTCGGCGCCGACGGGCAGCAACGCTACGAACTGCTCGCCGACCGGATCACGAATTACCCCCTGTCGGGCATCACCACGCTCGATCGTCCCCGGCTGCGCTACGACTCCGAAGGCCGTGAGTTGCGCATCACGGCACAGTCCGGCGAGATTCACGAAGGCGGCAGCGAAGTGCTCCTGAGCGGCGACGTGCGCGTACACCGCGCGGCAACCGTCGGCAGCCCGGCGATGAGTTTCGCTTCCGAGACCCTGAAAGTCTGGCCCGACGACGAGCGCGCCGAAACCAGCGACCCCGTCATCCTCACGCAAGGCAAGACGACTGCGCACGCCGGCGGGCTCAAGTCGGACAATATCTTCGGCACCCTCGACCTGCTCGACGGGGTCACCGTTCTCATGCCACGCACCTCGCGGACCCAACCATGA
- the lptA gene encoding lipopolysaccharide transport periplasmic protein LptA, with product MKHVLALAFLALGLVAALQPLPALAELADREKPVNIEANRLTVDDRNKVHVFEGNVVLTQGSLVIKGDRLVVTQGPDGFQTGVATGSDKRPATFRQKREGSNEFVEGEAERIEYDSRAERARLFNQARVESGGDEVRGHYIEYDALSEKYFVTNQPGTSAATAGDSRVRAVIQPKGSAAEPGSEAPQKSQ from the coding sequence ATGAAGCATGTCCTTGCACTCGCCTTCCTCGCGCTCGGGCTCGTTGCCGCACTGCAGCCGCTGCCGGCGCTCGCGGAACTTGCCGACCGCGAAAAACCGGTCAACATCGAGGCGAACCGCCTGACCGTCGATGACCGCAACAAGGTGCACGTCTTCGAAGGCAATGTCGTCCTCACGCAGGGCTCTCTCGTCATCAAGGGCGATCGGCTCGTCGTGACGCAGGGCCCGGACGGTTTCCAGACGGGAGTGGCCACCGGCAGCGACAAACGGCCCGCGACGTTCCGCCAGAAACGCGAAGGCAGCAACGAATTCGTCGAAGGCGAGGCCGAACGGATCGAATACGACAGCCGGGCGGAGCGGGCGCGCCTTTTCAATCAGGCGCGCGTCGAATCCGGCGGCGACGAAGTGCGCGGGCATTACATCGAATACGATGCCCTGAGCGAGAAATACTTCGTCACGAACCAGCCGGGCACAAGCGCGGCAACGGCTGGCGACTCACGCGTGCGGGCCGTCATCCAGCCGAAAGGCTCGGCCGCGGAACCGGGCAGCGAAGCGCCGCAAAAGTCTCAATAA
- a CDS encoding enoyl-CoA hydratase: MSFQNILVETRGRVGLITLNRPKAMNALNDQVVDEMWEALDHFEADEGIGAIVITGSEKAFAAGADIGAMANFSHMDAYKGDYITRNWERVKTCRKPVIAAVAGFALGGGCELAMMCDMIIAADNAKFGQPEIKLGILPGSGGTQRLPRAIGKAKTMDMCLTARLMGAEEAERSGLVARVVPADKLLDEALAVATEVANFSLPVVMMIKESVNRAFEGSLNEGLLFERRVFHAAFGLDDQKEGMAAFVEKRKPDFKHR, encoded by the coding sequence ATGAGTTTCCAGAACATCCTCGTTGAAACGCGTGGCCGGGTCGGCCTGATCACCCTTAATCGCCCGAAGGCGATGAACGCGCTCAACGATCAGGTCGTCGATGAAATGTGGGAGGCGCTCGACCACTTCGAGGCCGACGAGGGAATCGGCGCCATCGTCATCACCGGCAGCGAGAAAGCTTTCGCCGCAGGCGCCGATATCGGCGCAATGGCGAACTTTTCGCATATGGACGCCTACAAGGGCGACTACATCACGCGCAATTGGGAACGCGTCAAGACCTGCCGCAAGCCGGTCATCGCAGCGGTCGCCGGCTTCGCGCTCGGCGGCGGGTGCGAACTGGCGATGATGTGCGACATGATCATCGCTGCCGACAACGCCAAGTTCGGCCAGCCCGAAATCAAGCTCGGCATCCTGCCCGGCTCGGGTGGCACGCAGCGCCTGCCCCGCGCGATCGGCAAGGCGAAAACGATGGACATGTGCCTCACCGCGCGGCTGATGGGGGCCGAGGAAGCAGAACGTTCGGGACTCGTTGCCCGGGTGGTGCCGGCCGACAAACTGCTCGACGAAGCGCTTGCGGTGGCCACCGAGGTCGCCAACTTCTCGCTGCCGGTCGTGATGATGATCAAGGAATCAGTCAATCGCGCCTTCGAAGGAAGCCTCAACGAAGGCCTTCTGTTCGAACGCCGCGTTTTCCATGCCGCGTTCGGCCTCGACGATCAGAAGGAAGGAATGGCTGCCTTCGTCGAGAAACGCAAGCCTGACTTCAAGCACCGCTGA
- a CDS encoding phasin family protein has translation MFATPEQFAATNKANVETLLTLANNVFASAERFAALNLNTARSILEDSIANSKALLGAKDVQELVSLQAALAQPLVEKAVAYNRSVYEIASQGQEEISKLVETQIAEVNKNLSLALDKAAKSAPAGSDVAVAAVKSAIAAANSAYDSVSKAAKQVAEIAEANVAAATNATVKAVGASVKTGVKKAA, from the coding sequence ATGTTTGCTACCCCCGAGCAGTTCGCAGCGACCAACAAAGCCAACGTCGAAACCCTGCTGACCCTGGCGAACAACGTTTTCGCCAGCGCCGAGCGCTTCGCCGCCCTCAACCTGAACACTGCCCGTTCAATCCTCGAAGACAGCATCGCCAACTCGAAGGCCCTGCTCGGCGCGAAGGACGTGCAGGAACTGGTGAGCCTGCAGGCCGCGCTGGCCCAGCCCCTGGTCGAGAAGGCCGTCGCCTACAACCGCAGCGTCTACGAAATCGCGTCGCAGGGCCAGGAAGAAATTTCGAAGCTGGTCGAAACCCAGATCGCCGAAGTGAACAAGAACCTGTCGCTGGCGCTCGACAAGGCTGCGAAATCCGCTCCGGCCGGTTCCGACGTTGCCGTTGCTGCCGTCAAGTCCGCGATCGCTGCCGCAAACAGCGCCTACGACAGCGTCAGCAAGGCGGCCAAACAAGTCGCCGAGATCGCCGAAGCCAACGTCGCTGCCGCGACCAATGCCACAGTGAAGGCTGTCGGCGCCTCGGTGAAGACCGGCGTCAAGAAAGCAGCCTGA
- a CDS encoding PilT/PilU family type 4a pilus ATPase, translating into MASALGPEEARNYMHKLLKAMHQMGGSDLFISADFPPSIKSHGGMKPLSQQRLAAEVTKSLALSLMNERQRREFEAEMECNFAVSLPDVCRFRVNVFIQQQQVGMVIRTIASEIPNLDKLDLPGVLKDVIMTKRGLVLVVGGTGSGKSTTLAAMIDHRNTNSAGHIITVEDPVEYVHKNKGCLVTHREVGVDTHSWEHALKNTLRQAPDVILIGEIRDRETMEHAIAFAETGHLCLGTLHANNSNQTLDRIINFFPEERRNQLLMDLSSNLRAIVSQRLVRTEDGAGRKAAIEILLNTPTIAEMIFKGQFHSIKEIMAKSRELGMCTFDQALFALYDAHHISYEEAIRNADSANELRLQIKLKAGRGQPSSGIGSEFSLSIEESVEEDSGEAEKAELLPASGASTAHTS; encoded by the coding sequence ATGGCATCCGCGCTCGGCCCTGAAGAAGCACGCAATTACATGCACAAGCTGCTGAAGGCGATGCACCAGATGGGAGGCTCGGACCTTTTCATCTCGGCCGACTTCCCGCCGAGCATCAAGTCGCACGGCGGCATGAAACCGCTGAGCCAGCAGCGGCTCGCTGCCGAAGTGACCAAGTCGCTCGCGCTGAGCCTGATGAACGAGCGCCAGCGGCGCGAATTCGAGGCCGAGATGGAGTGCAATTTCGCCGTCTCGCTGCCCGACGTGTGCCGCTTCCGCGTCAACGTGTTCATCCAGCAACAGCAGGTCGGCATGGTGATCCGGACGATCGCCTCGGAAATTCCGAATCTCGACAAGCTCGACCTGCCCGGCGTGCTCAAGGACGTCATCATGACGAAGCGCGGTCTGGTGCTTGTCGTGGGCGGCACGGGATCGGGCAAGTCGACGACACTGGCGGCGATGATCGACCACCGCAACACGAATTCGGCCGGCCACATCATCACCGTCGAGGATCCGGTCGAGTACGTGCACAAGAACAAGGGCTGCCTCGTCACTCACCGTGAAGTCGGCGTCGATACGCATTCTTGGGAGCACGCGCTGAAGAACACGCTGCGCCAGGCGCCGGACGTGATCCTGATCGGCGAGATCCGCGATCGCGAGACGATGGAGCACGCCATTGCATTTGCCGAAACCGGGCACCTGTGTCTGGGGACGCTGCACGCGAACAATTCGAATCAGACGCTCGACCGGATCATCAACTTCTTCCCCGAAGAGCGCCGCAACCAGCTCCTGATGGACCTTTCGTCGAACCTGCGGGCGATCGTCTCGCAGCGCCTCGTCCGCACCGAGGACGGCGCCGGGCGCAAGGCCGCGATCGAAATCCTCCTGAACACCCCGACGATCGCCGAAATGATCTTCAAGGGACAGTTCCATTCGATCAAGGAGATCATGGCGAAGTCGCGCGAACTGGGGATGTGCACGTTCGATCAGGCGCTGTTCGCCCTGTATGACGCGCACCACATCAGCTACGAAGAGGCGATCCGGAATGCCGACTCGGCGAACGAGTTGCGCCTGCAGATCAAGCTGAAGGCCGGCCGCGGGCAGCCGTCGTCGGGCATTGGCAGCGAGTTCAGCCTGTCGATCGAGGAGTCCGTGGAGGAGGATTCAGGCGAAGCGGAAAAAGCGGAGCTGCTGCCCGCGTCCGGCGCCTCGACGGCACACACGTCCTGA
- a CDS encoding lysophospholipid acyltransferase family protein, whose translation MIVLRSLLFAIVLAIVTPPYAIFGMLTFPLPPHMRHRIITSWAPLVMWFVRHLLGIRYRVLGSDNIPSGPAVILSKHQSAWETMALQVIFPPLCFVLKRELLKVPFFGWGLAQIPGIAIDRAAGKDALTQVVEQGRARLAEGFWVVVFPEGTRVAPGTTRRYKPGGAWLAQKAGVPVVPVAHNAGEFWRRNAFLKYPGEITVSIGPALGPEGLDANEVNARAQLWIEAEMHRLFPHHYAAGAKRGDQPDSGVVAAERRGSGES comes from the coding sequence GTGATCGTCCTGCGCTCCCTGTTGTTTGCGATCGTCCTCGCGATCGTCACGCCGCCTTACGCGATCTTCGGAATGCTGACGTTTCCGCTTCCGCCGCACATGCGTCATCGCATCATCACCTCGTGGGCGCCGCTCGTGATGTGGTTCGTGCGGCACCTGCTCGGCATCCGCTACCGCGTGCTCGGGAGCGACAACATCCCTTCCGGACCGGCGGTGATATTGTCGAAGCATCAGTCGGCATGGGAAACGATGGCGCTGCAGGTGATCTTCCCGCCGCTGTGTTTCGTGCTCAAGCGCGAGCTCCTGAAAGTGCCGTTCTTCGGCTGGGGACTCGCGCAGATTCCGGGAATCGCGATCGACCGCGCGGCTGGCAAGGACGCGCTGACGCAAGTCGTCGAGCAGGGCCGGGCGCGCCTGGCGGAAGGCTTCTGGGTCGTCGTGTTCCCCGAGGGGACGCGGGTCGCGCCGGGCACGACGCGGCGCTACAAGCCAGGTGGAGCGTGGCTGGCGCAAAAAGCGGGCGTGCCGGTGGTGCCGGTGGCCCACAACGCCGGCGAATTCTGGCGTCGCAATGCGTTCCTGAAATACCCCGGCGAAATCACCGTCAGCATCGGGCCGGCGCTCGGACCCGAAGGGCTCGACGCGAACGAAGTCAATGCGCGAGCCCAGCTGTGGATCGAGGCGGAGATGCACCGGCTGTTCCCGCATCACTATGCAGCCGGCGCAAAACGCGGCGACCAGCCGGACAGCGGCGTCGTCGCGGCAGAGCGCCGGGGCTCTGGCGAGAGCTGA
- the gmhB gene encoding D-glycero-beta-D-manno-heptose 1,7-bisphosphate 7-phosphatase, which produces MKLIILDRDGVINYDSDQFIKSPDEWKPIPGSLEAIARLNQWGWRVVIASNQSGIGRGLFGMDTLNAINEKMVRSLAQVGGRLDAIFFCPHAADSTCNCRKPKPGLFLQIADRFNVTLAGVPSVGDSLRDLQAGLEVGCKPYLVLTGKGLKTRDDPALPEGTLIYPDLATAVADLTA; this is translated from the coding sequence ATGAAACTGATCATCCTCGACCGCGACGGCGTCATCAACTACGACTCGGACCAGTTCATCAAGTCGCCCGACGAGTGGAAGCCGATTCCGGGTTCGCTCGAAGCGATCGCGCGGCTGAACCAGTGGGGCTGGCGCGTCGTCATCGCATCGAACCAGTCGGGCATCGGCCGCGGACTGTTCGGCATGGACACGCTCAACGCAATCAACGAGAAAATGGTCAGGAGCCTTGCGCAGGTCGGTGGCCGGCTCGATGCGATTTTCTTCTGCCCGCATGCGGCGGACTCCACGTGCAACTGCCGCAAGCCGAAGCCCGGCCTGTTCCTGCAGATCGCCGACCGCTTCAACGTCACGCTGGCCGGCGTGCCTTCGGTCGGTGACAGCCTGCGCGACCTGCAGGCGGGCCTGGAGGTCGGCTGCAAGCCTTACCTCGTACTGACAGGCAAGGGACTCAAGACACGCGACGATCCTGCGCTGCCGGAAGGAACGCTGATCTATCCCGATCTCGCCACGGCCGTCGCCGACCTCACCGCCTGA
- the glyS gene encoding glycine--tRNA ligase subunit beta, with translation MTTATVLVELLTEELPPKALPRLGETFAAKVFEGLKARDLVAEDRGFRCFAAPRRLAVTVPTVRAAAPSREVTEKIMPVQVALDAEGRPTPALLKKLQAKGIAPEAVASFERRVDGKAEALFYTHLEPGAALDDVLAAIVQEAVKALPIPKLMRWGAGDAQFVRPVHKLAMLHGARVVPGRVLDLDAGRVTMGHRFMSRGEIELATAEAYEPTLLAEGKVIPDFAERRSNIERQLVATAQEQGASLGEYADLLDEVAALVEHPTVYVGEFELEFLAVPQECLILTMRANQKYFPLFDAAGKLLNRFLIVSNMRLADPSNIVAGNQRVVRPRLSDARFFFEQDRKHTLDSRLPRLAPVVYHNKLGSQLERVERLERLAGRIADRLHGDVAAASRAARLAKADLVTDMVGEFPELQGIMGRYYALNDGEGEVVADAVQSHYQPRFAGDTLPAGNTACAVALADKLDTLVGFFGIGQLPTGDKDPFGLRRAALGVLRILIETPLPLDLAALVGDAAEGFAPGLLTAADFESQLLDFMFERLRNLLREAGHAVDVVDAVLALHPTRIDLVPAKLDAVRVFRGLPEAEALAAANKRIVNILKKAEDELPEPDVALLQEQAEKALFHAVVEVAPLVHSHVANEDYTDALCALAGLRAAVDTFFDDVMVMVEEPLTRRNRLALLRQLAGLMNQVADLSRLSA, from the coding sequence ATGACCACCGCGACTGTGCTCGTCGAACTCCTGACCGAGGAACTGCCGCCGAAAGCGCTGCCGCGTCTGGGCGAAACGTTTGCCGCGAAAGTCTTCGAAGGCCTGAAGGCGCGCGATCTCGTCGCCGAAGACCGCGGGTTCCGCTGCTTCGCTGCGCCCCGCCGGCTCGCAGTCACGGTGCCGACCGTGCGCGCCGCCGCGCCGTCGCGTGAAGTCACCGAAAAGATCATGCCGGTGCAGGTCGCGCTCGACGCCGAAGGCCGGCCGACGCCGGCGCTGCTGAAGAAACTCCAGGCGAAAGGCATTGCGCCGGAAGCCGTCGCGAGCTTCGAGCGACGCGTCGACGGCAAGGCCGAAGCACTGTTCTATACGCACCTCGAACCGGGTGCCGCGCTCGACGACGTGCTGGCGGCAATCGTCCAGGAGGCCGTGAAGGCGCTGCCGATTCCGAAGCTGATGCGCTGGGGCGCGGGCGACGCGCAGTTCGTCCGGCCGGTGCACAAGCTCGCGATGCTGCACGGCGCGCGCGTCGTGCCGGGCCGCGTGCTCGACCTCGATGCCGGCCGCGTGACGATGGGCCACCGCTTCATGAGCCGCGGCGAGATCGAGCTGGCGACCGCAGAAGCTTACGAACCGACGCTGCTCGCCGAAGGCAAGGTGATCCCGGACTTCGCGGAACGTCGCTCCAACATCGAGCGTCAGCTCGTCGCGACCGCTCAGGAGCAGGGCGCGAGCCTCGGCGAGTACGCGGACCTCCTCGACGAAGTCGCGGCGCTCGTCGAGCACCCGACGGTCTATGTCGGCGAGTTCGAACTCGAGTTCCTTGCCGTGCCGCAGGAATGCCTGATCCTGACGATGCGCGCGAACCAGAAGTACTTCCCGTTGTTCGACGCTGCCGGCAAGCTTCTGAACCGCTTCCTGATCGTCTCGAACATGCGCCTTGCCGACCCGTCGAACATCGTCGCCGGCAACCAGCGCGTCGTGCGCCCGCGCCTGTCGGATGCGCGCTTCTTCTTCGAGCAGGACCGCAAGCACACGCTCGACAGTCGCCTGCCGCGGCTGGCGCCGGTCGTCTATCACAACAAGCTCGGCAGCCAGCTCGAGCGCGTCGAACGCCTCGAACGCCTCGCCGGGCGAATCGCCGACCGGTTGCATGGCGACGTCGCTGCCGCCTCGCGCGCCGCGCGTCTCGCCAAAGCGGATCTCGTCACCGACATGGTCGGGGAGTTTCCGGAGCTGCAGGGCATCATGGGGCGCTATTACGCGCTCAATGACGGCGAAGGCGAAGTCGTCGCCGACGCTGTCCAGTCGCACTACCAGCCGCGCTTCGCCGGCGATACGTTGCCCGCAGGCAACACCGCGTGCGCGGTCGCGCTCGCCGACAAGCTCGATACGCTGGTCGGCTTCTTCGGCATCGGCCAGCTGCCGACCGGCGACAAGGACCCGTTCGGGCTGCGCCGCGCGGCGCTCGGCGTGCTGCGCATCCTGATCGAGACGCCGCTGCCGCTCGACCTCGCGGCACTGGTCGGCGATGCCGCGGAAGGCTTCGCCCCGGGTCTGCTGACCGCTGCGGATTTCGAGTCGCAGCTTCTGGACTTCATGTTCGAGCGGCTCAGGAACCTGCTGCGCGAGGCGGGCCACGCCGTGGACGTGGTCGATGCGGTGCTCGCGCTGCACCCGACGCGCATCGACCTCGTTCCGGCAAAACTCGACGCGGTGCGCGTGTTTCGCGGACTGCCGGAAGCCGAGGCGCTTGCCGCGGCGAACAAGCGGATCGTCAATATCCTGAAAAAAGCCGAGGACGAGCTGCCGGAGCCGGACGTCGCGCTGCTGCAGGAGCAGGCCGAGAAGGCGCTGTTCCATGCCGTCGTCGAAGTCGCGCCGCTGGTGCATTCGCACGTCGCGAACGAGGACTACACCGATGCCCTGTGCGCACTCGCCGGCTTGCGGGCGGCAGTCGACACCTTCTTCGACGACGTCATGGTGATGGTCGAGGAGCCGCTCACGCGCCGGAACCGCCTCGCGCTGCTGCGCCAGCTCGCCGGCCTGATGAACCAGGTCGCGGACCTGTCGCGGCTGTCCGCATAA